In Rissa tridactyla isolate bRisTri1 chromosome 8, bRisTri1.patW.cur.20221130, whole genome shotgun sequence, one genomic interval encodes:
- the MRTFB gene encoding myocardin-related transcription factor B isoform X5, translating to MDHLGTADAEEDPGSLTRLAPSPHSEAVAHEFKELSLQPNQYLPPLNERKNVLQLRLQQRRTREQLVDQGIMPPLKSPAAFHEQIKSLERARTENFLKHKIRSRPDRSELVRMHILEETFAEPSLQATQMKLKRARLADDLNEKIAQRPGPMELVEKNILPVDSSVKEAIIAVGQENYPQALDDYSFDEDSSDALSPDQPASQESQGSAASPGEPKTSDSPSPITPNATASAQYPPLTSPVPEFLKTPSTIEQQVTRSTATTTLTTNTVSPAKPGPTLVKQSHPKNPNDKHRSKKCKEPKPRVKKLKYHQYIPPDQKGEKNEPQMDSNYARLLQQQQLFLQLQILSQQQQHYNYQTILPAPLKPLNDKQSNNGNTPLNTLNNSTPPSAASSPRQNSNIPSRKPGPLPSSLDDLKVAELKMELKLRGLPVSGTKTDLIERLKPYQDLNNNGIATSSSVTVTTSTGATGNTGEVTVAFPVATLNKPVANTISSFPPEKTSTGPGCKVANTENISSPLPISPSPSEQSNLSTDDTSMADTFTEMMTMMSPSQFLSTSPLRANMTDDNQNRSSGSISTMEFDVAERDRKLQEKEKQIEELKRKLEQEQKLVEVLKMQLEVEKRGQQQQSQASGNSATLEQKQFSTAVKDENALTDCSSTSQASHSLGQSVYTSGQNPVAKKAVVIKQEIPVAKAEPQNAISQFYVNPQRQPQTAVVAQPQALLTTQGTAQLLLPLSIQGPNSTTAVQLPVGNIKLQVFPATTSNTVFSYQTAPVTTPSQSFINKTSNSNIHTGGNQVPSVQNGPATPNKPGSPSQAQPYIVQQSLFNNTVSKTKDPPRYEEAIKQTRNIQTSHREISSAHSQQMDDLFDILIKSGEISLPIKEEPSPISKMRPVTANITTMPVNTVISRPPPQIQMAPPPVSLEPTTSLSISLENQLEALLDGTLPSGNEIPQLTSSNEDRESFSLIEDLQNDLLNHSSILDHSHSPMETSDPQFTSNNSCLSLDLPDTNLDNMEWLDITMPSSSSGLTPLSSTAPSVFSTDFLDPQDLQLHWD from the exons CTTTGAAAAGTCCAGCTGCATTCCATGAGCAGATAAAGAGCCTGGAGCGAGCCAGG ACTGAAAATTTTTTGAAGCACAAGATTCGCAGCAGGCCGGACCGGTCTGAGCTGGTCAGAATGCACATCCTCGAAG AGACCTTTGCAGAGCCTTCACTACAAGCCACTCAGATGAAACTGAAGAGAGCTCGCTTGGCAGATGATCTGAATGAGAAGATTGCTCAGAGGCCTGGCCCTATGGAACtggtagaaaaaaatattcttcctgtaGACTCCAGCGTTAAAGAAGCTATTATAG CAGTTGGACAAGAGAATTATCCTCAAGCTTTGGATGATTATTCATTTGATGAAGACAGCAGTGATGCTTTATCACCAGATCAGCCAGCCAGCCAAGAATCCCAGGGTTCAGCAGCTTCCCCTGGTGAGCCAAAAACAAGTGACTCACCATCACCAATAACACCAAATGCTACTGCATCAGCACAG taTCCACCTTTAACCTCTCCAGTTCCTGAATTTCTCAAAACTCCCTCTACAATCGAACAGCAGGTTACACGTTCTACTGCAACAACCACCCTGACCACAAATACGGTATCTCCAGCAAAGCCTGGGCCAACATTAGTAAAG CAAAGCCACCCAAAGAACCCAAATGATAAGCATCGGAGTAAGAAATGTAAAGAACCTAAGCCAAGGGTGAAAAAATTGAAGTATCATCAATATATTCCACCTGATCAGAAAGGTGAGAAAAATGAGCCACAGATGGACTCCAACTATGCTCGTCTGCTACAACAGCAGCAACTGTTTTTGCAGCTGCAGATCCTGAGCCAACAGCAACAACACTACAACTACCAGACAATTCTACCTGCACCACTGAA GCCACTGAATGACAAACAGAGTAACAACGGGAACACGCCACTGAATACTTTGAACAACAGTACACCACCATCAGCTGCCAGCTCACCAAGACAGAATAGTAATATTCCCAGCCGGAAACCAGGACCTCTACCTTCAAGCTTGGATGACTTGAAG GTAGCGGAGCTTAAAATGGAGTTGAAATTGAGGGGATTGCCAGTGTCTGGAACAAAAACAGATCTTATTGAGCGTCTGAAACCCTATCAAGATCTTAATAACAATGGGATTGCAACTAGTAGCTCTGTTACAGTAACCACTTCTACTGGGGCCACAGGTAACACTGGGGAAGTGACTGTGGCATTTCCTGTTGCAACACTAAATAAACCAGTGGCTAATACGATATCCAGCTTTCCTCCAGAAAAAACATCTACCGGACCTGGCTGCAAAGTAGCAAATACTGAAAACATCAGCTCTCCTTTGCCTATATCTCCCTCTCCTTCAGAACAATCAAATCTAAGCACAGATGATACTAGTATGGCAGATACTTTCACAGAAATGATGACCATGATGTCACCATCCCAGTTCTTAAGTACTTCACCACTAAGAGCAAATATGACTGATGATAATCAAAATCGCAGTAGTGGAAGCATCTCAACCATGGAGTTTGATGTAGCAGAAAGGGACCGCAagcttcaagaaaaagaaaagcagattgaAGAGCTCAAAAGGAAACTGGAACAAGAGCAAAAACTTGTGGAAGTACTGAAAATGCAACTTGAGGTTGAAAAACGGGGACAACAGCAACAGTCTCAGGCTTCTGGTAACTCAGCTACTTTGGAACAGAAGCAATTCAGCACTGCTGTCAAAGATGAAAATGCACTTACCGACTGCTCTAGTACAAGTCAAGCTAGTCATTCTTTAGGACAATCGGTATATACTAGCGGCCAGAATCCAGTTGCCAAAAAGGCAGTTGTCATCAAGCAGGAGATACCTGTGGCCAAAGCTGAACCTCAGAATGCCATTTCTCAATTTTATGTTAATCCACAGAGGCAGCCGCAAACTGCAGTTGTTGCTCAACCTCAAGCTTTATTAACTACCCAAGGAACTGCACAGCTGCTCCTTCCACTATCCATCCAGGGACCGAATTCTACCACTGCAGTTCAGCTACCCGTTGGAAATATAAAGTTGCAG GTTTTTCCAGCTACCACATCAAATACGGTATTTTCCTATCAGACTGCACCAGTTACAACACCTTCACaatcttttattaataaaacatcaAACTCTAACATTCACACTGGTGGTAATCAGGTTCCCTCTGTGCAGAATGGACCTGCTACTCCTAATAAG CCTGGCTCTCCATCTCAAGCCCAGCCTTATATTGTTCAACAATCCCTCTTCAACAACACAGTATCCAAGACAAAAGATCCTCCTCGTTATGAAGAGGCCATAAAACAGACCCGCAATATTCAGACATCACACCGTGAG ATTTCCAGTGCACACAGTCAGCAGATGGATGATCTTTTTGATATTCTCATCAAGAGCGGAG agatTTCCCTTCCAATAAAGGAGGAACCATCTCCCATTTCTAAAATGAGACCAGTAACAGCCAACATCACTACAATGCCAGTGAATACAGTGATATCCCGCCCACCACCACAAATCCAAATGGCCCCTCCTCCTGTGTCCTTAGAACCAACAACCAGCTTGTCTATAAGTCTGGAAAACCAACTTGAAGCCCTCTTGGATGGAACTTTACCATCAGGTAATGAAATTCCTCAACTGACAAGCAGTAATGAGGACAGAGAGTCATTTTCTTTAATTGAAGACCTCCAGAATGATCTGCTTAATCACTCCAGCATTTTAGATCACTCTCATTCACCCATGGAAACATCCGACCCACAGTTTACCAGTAATAATTCTTGTCTGTCTCTTGACCTTCCCGATACAAATTTGGACAATATGGAATGGCTAGACATTACAATGCCCAGCTCCTCATCTGGACTCACTCCTCTCAGTTCTACTGCCCCCAGCGTGTTTTCCACTGACTTTCTAGATCCACAAGACCTACAGTTGCACTGGGATTAA
- the MRTFB gene encoding myocardin-related transcription factor B isoform X1, with amino-acid sequence MDHLGTADAEEDPGSLTRLAPSPHSEAVAHEFKELSLQPNQYLPPLNERKNVLQLRLQQRRTREQLVDQGIMPPLKSPAAFHEQIKSLERARTENFLKHKIRSRPDRSELVRMHILEETFAEPSLQATQMKLKRARLADDLNEKIAQRPGPMELVEKNILPVDSSVKEAIIVGQENYPQALDDYSFDEDSSDALSPDQPASQESQGSAASPGEPKTSDSPSPITPNATASAQYPPLTSPVPEFLKTPSTIEQQVTRSTATTTLTTNTVSPAKPGPTLVKQSHPKNPNDKHRSKKCKEPKPRVKKLKYHQYIPPDQKGEKNEPQMDSNYARLLQQQQLFLQLQILSQQQQHYNYQTILPAPLKPLNDKQSNNGNTPLNTLNNSTPPSAASSPRQNSNIPSRKPGPLPSSLDDLKVAELKMELKLRGLPVSGTKTDLIERLKPYQDLNNNGIATSSSVTVTTSTGATGNTGEVTVAFPVATLNKPVANTISSFPPEKTSTGPGCKVANTENISSPLPISPSPSEQSNLSTDDTSMADTFTEMMTMMSPSQFLSTSPLRANMTDDNQNRSSGSISTMEFDVAERDRKLQEKEKQIEELKRKLEQEQKLVEVLKMQLEVEKRGQQQQSQASGNSATLEQKQFSTAVKDENALTDCSSTSQASHSLGQSVYTSGQNPVAKKAVVIKQEIPVAKAEPQNAISQFYVNPQRQPQTAVVAQPQALLTTQGTAQLLLPLSIQGPNSTTAVQLPVGNIKLQAQSQAGIQTPSQIPAPISSSGLVQTAPQMHTPQSKQNTITQHALGHTQQIRKVFPATTSNTVFSYQTAPVTTPSQSFINKTSNSNIHTGGNQVPSVQNGPATPNKPGSPSQAQPYIVQQSLFNNTVSKTKDPPRYEEAIKQTRNIQTSHREISSAHSQQMDDLFDILIKSGEISLPIKEEPSPISKMRPVTANITTMPVNTVISRPPPQIQMAPPPVSLEPTTSLSISLENQLEALLDGTLPSGNEIPQLTSSNEDRESFSLIEDLQNDLLNHSSILDHSHSPMETSDPQFTSNNSCLSLDLPDTNLDNMEWLDITMPSSSSGLTPLSSTAPSVFSTDFLDPQDLQLHWD; translated from the exons CTTTGAAAAGTCCAGCTGCATTCCATGAGCAGATAAAGAGCCTGGAGCGAGCCAGG ACTGAAAATTTTTTGAAGCACAAGATTCGCAGCAGGCCGGACCGGTCTGAGCTGGTCAGAATGCACATCCTCGAAG AGACCTTTGCAGAGCCTTCACTACAAGCCACTCAGATGAAACTGAAGAGAGCTCGCTTGGCAGATGATCTGAATGAGAAGATTGCTCAGAGGCCTGGCCCTATGGAACtggtagaaaaaaatattcttcctgtaGACTCCAGCGTTAAAGAAGCTATTATAG TTGGACAAGAGAATTATCCTCAAGCTTTGGATGATTATTCATTTGATGAAGACAGCAGTGATGCTTTATCACCAGATCAGCCAGCCAGCCAAGAATCCCAGGGTTCAGCAGCTTCCCCTGGTGAGCCAAAAACAAGTGACTCACCATCACCAATAACACCAAATGCTACTGCATCAGCACAG taTCCACCTTTAACCTCTCCAGTTCCTGAATTTCTCAAAACTCCCTCTACAATCGAACAGCAGGTTACACGTTCTACTGCAACAACCACCCTGACCACAAATACGGTATCTCCAGCAAAGCCTGGGCCAACATTAGTAAAG CAAAGCCACCCAAAGAACCCAAATGATAAGCATCGGAGTAAGAAATGTAAAGAACCTAAGCCAAGGGTGAAAAAATTGAAGTATCATCAATATATTCCACCTGATCAGAAAGGTGAGAAAAATGAGCCACAGATGGACTCCAACTATGCTCGTCTGCTACAACAGCAGCAACTGTTTTTGCAGCTGCAGATCCTGAGCCAACAGCAACAACACTACAACTACCAGACAATTCTACCTGCACCACTGAA GCCACTGAATGACAAACAGAGTAACAACGGGAACACGCCACTGAATACTTTGAACAACAGTACACCACCATCAGCTGCCAGCTCACCAAGACAGAATAGTAATATTCCCAGCCGGAAACCAGGACCTCTACCTTCAAGCTTGGATGACTTGAAG GTAGCGGAGCTTAAAATGGAGTTGAAATTGAGGGGATTGCCAGTGTCTGGAACAAAAACAGATCTTATTGAGCGTCTGAAACCCTATCAAGATCTTAATAACAATGGGATTGCAACTAGTAGCTCTGTTACAGTAACCACTTCTACTGGGGCCACAGGTAACACTGGGGAAGTGACTGTGGCATTTCCTGTTGCAACACTAAATAAACCAGTGGCTAATACGATATCCAGCTTTCCTCCAGAAAAAACATCTACCGGACCTGGCTGCAAAGTAGCAAATACTGAAAACATCAGCTCTCCTTTGCCTATATCTCCCTCTCCTTCAGAACAATCAAATCTAAGCACAGATGATACTAGTATGGCAGATACTTTCACAGAAATGATGACCATGATGTCACCATCCCAGTTCTTAAGTACTTCACCACTAAGAGCAAATATGACTGATGATAATCAAAATCGCAGTAGTGGAAGCATCTCAACCATGGAGTTTGATGTAGCAGAAAGGGACCGCAagcttcaagaaaaagaaaagcagattgaAGAGCTCAAAAGGAAACTGGAACAAGAGCAAAAACTTGTGGAAGTACTGAAAATGCAACTTGAGGTTGAAAAACGGGGACAACAGCAACAGTCTCAGGCTTCTGGTAACTCAGCTACTTTGGAACAGAAGCAATTCAGCACTGCTGTCAAAGATGAAAATGCACTTACCGACTGCTCTAGTACAAGTCAAGCTAGTCATTCTTTAGGACAATCGGTATATACTAGCGGCCAGAATCCAGTTGCCAAAAAGGCAGTTGTCATCAAGCAGGAGATACCTGTGGCCAAAGCTGAACCTCAGAATGCCATTTCTCAATTTTATGTTAATCCACAGAGGCAGCCGCAAACTGCAGTTGTTGCTCAACCTCAAGCTTTATTAACTACCCAAGGAACTGCACAGCTGCTCCTTCCACTATCCATCCAGGGACCGAATTCTACCACTGCAGTTCAGCTACCCGTTGGAAATATAAAGTTGCAG GCTCAATCACAAGCTGGAATACAGACCCCATCACAAATACCTGCTCCTATTTCTTCCTCTGGCCTGGTCCAGACAGCACCTCAGATGCATACTCCACAATCAAAACAAAATACCATCACGCAGCACGCACTCGGTCACACCCAACAAATCAGAAAG GTTTTTCCAGCTACCACATCAAATACGGTATTTTCCTATCAGACTGCACCAGTTACAACACCTTCACaatcttttattaataaaacatcaAACTCTAACATTCACACTGGTGGTAATCAGGTTCCCTCTGTGCAGAATGGACCTGCTACTCCTAATAAG CCTGGCTCTCCATCTCAAGCCCAGCCTTATATTGTTCAACAATCCCTCTTCAACAACACAGTATCCAAGACAAAAGATCCTCCTCGTTATGAAGAGGCCATAAAACAGACCCGCAATATTCAGACATCACACCGTGAG ATTTCCAGTGCACACAGTCAGCAGATGGATGATCTTTTTGATATTCTCATCAAGAGCGGAG agatTTCCCTTCCAATAAAGGAGGAACCATCTCCCATTTCTAAAATGAGACCAGTAACAGCCAACATCACTACAATGCCAGTGAATACAGTGATATCCCGCCCACCACCACAAATCCAAATGGCCCCTCCTCCTGTGTCCTTAGAACCAACAACCAGCTTGTCTATAAGTCTGGAAAACCAACTTGAAGCCCTCTTGGATGGAACTTTACCATCAGGTAATGAAATTCCTCAACTGACAAGCAGTAATGAGGACAGAGAGTCATTTTCTTTAATTGAAGACCTCCAGAATGATCTGCTTAATCACTCCAGCATTTTAGATCACTCTCATTCACCCATGGAAACATCCGACCCACAGTTTACCAGTAATAATTCTTGTCTGTCTCTTGACCTTCCCGATACAAATTTGGACAATATGGAATGGCTAGACATTACAATGCCCAGCTCCTCATCTGGACTCACTCCTCTCAGTTCTACTGCCCCCAGCGTGTTTTCCACTGACTTTCTAGATCCACAAGACCTACAGTTGCACTGGGATTAA
- the MRTFB gene encoding myocardin-related transcription factor B isoform X3, whose amino-acid sequence MDHLGTADAEEDPGSLTRLAPSPHSEAVAHEFKELSLQPNQYLPPLNERKNVLQLRLQQRRTREQLVDQGIMPPLKSPAAFHEQIKSLERARTENFLKHKIRSRPDRSELVRMHILEETFAEPSLQATQMKLKRARLADDLNEKIAQRPGPMELVEKNILPVDSSVKEAIIAVGQENYPQALDDYSFDEDSSDALSPDQPASQESQGSAASPGEPKTSDSPSPITPNATASAQYPPLTSPVPEFLKTPSTIEQQVTRSTATTTLTTNTVSPAKPGPTLVKQSHPKNPNDKHRSKKCKEPKPRVKKLKYHQYIPPDQKGEKNEPQMDSNYARLLQQQQLFLQLQILSQQQQHYNYQTILPAPLKPLNDKQSNNGNTPLNTLNNSTPPSAASSPRQNSNIPSRKPGPLPSSLDDLKVAELKMELKLRGLPVSGTKTDLIERLKPYQDLNNNGIATSSSVTVTTSTGATGNTGEVTVAFPVATLNKPVANTISSFPPEKTSTGPGCKVANTENISSPLPISPSPSEQSNLSTDDTSMADTFTEMMTMMSPSQFLSTSPLRANMTDDNQNRSSGSISTMEFDVAERDRKLQEKEKQIEELKRKLEQEQKLVEVLKMQLEVEKRGQQQQSQASGNSATLEQKQFSTAVKDENALTDCSSTSQASHSLGQSVYTSGQNPVAKKAVVIKQEIPVAKAEPQNAISQFYVNPQRQPQTAVVAQPQALLTTQGTAQLLLPLSIQGPNSTTAVQLPVGNIKLQAQSQAGIQTPSQIPAPISSSGLVQTAPQMHTPQSKQNTITQHALGHTQQIRKVFPATTSNTVFSYQTAPVTTPSQSFINKTSNSNIHTGGNQVPSVQNGPATPNKPGSPSQAQPYIVQQSLFNNTVSKTKDPPRYEEAIKQTRNIQTSHREISSAHSQQMDDLFDILIKSGEISLPIKEEPSPISKMRPVTANITTMPVNTVISRPPPQIQMAPPPVSLEPTTSLSISLENQLEALLDGTLPSGNEIPQLTSSNEDRESFSLIEDLQNDLLNHSSILDHSHSPMETSDPQFTSNNSCLSLDLPDTNLDNMEWLDITMPSSSSGLTPLSSTAPSVFSTDFLDPQDLQLHWD is encoded by the exons CTTTGAAAAGTCCAGCTGCATTCCATGAGCAGATAAAGAGCCTGGAGCGAGCCAGG ACTGAAAATTTTTTGAAGCACAAGATTCGCAGCAGGCCGGACCGGTCTGAGCTGGTCAGAATGCACATCCTCGAAG AGACCTTTGCAGAGCCTTCACTACAAGCCACTCAGATGAAACTGAAGAGAGCTCGCTTGGCAGATGATCTGAATGAGAAGATTGCTCAGAGGCCTGGCCCTATGGAACtggtagaaaaaaatattcttcctgtaGACTCCAGCGTTAAAGAAGCTATTATAG CAGTTGGACAAGAGAATTATCCTCAAGCTTTGGATGATTATTCATTTGATGAAGACAGCAGTGATGCTTTATCACCAGATCAGCCAGCCAGCCAAGAATCCCAGGGTTCAGCAGCTTCCCCTGGTGAGCCAAAAACAAGTGACTCACCATCACCAATAACACCAAATGCTACTGCATCAGCACAG taTCCACCTTTAACCTCTCCAGTTCCTGAATTTCTCAAAACTCCCTCTACAATCGAACAGCAGGTTACACGTTCTACTGCAACAACCACCCTGACCACAAATACGGTATCTCCAGCAAAGCCTGGGCCAACATTAGTAAAG CAAAGCCACCCAAAGAACCCAAATGATAAGCATCGGAGTAAGAAATGTAAAGAACCTAAGCCAAGGGTGAAAAAATTGAAGTATCATCAATATATTCCACCTGATCAGAAAGGTGAGAAAAATGAGCCACAGATGGACTCCAACTATGCTCGTCTGCTACAACAGCAGCAACTGTTTTTGCAGCTGCAGATCCTGAGCCAACAGCAACAACACTACAACTACCAGACAATTCTACCTGCACCACTGAA GCCACTGAATGACAAACAGAGTAACAACGGGAACACGCCACTGAATACTTTGAACAACAGTACACCACCATCAGCTGCCAGCTCACCAAGACAGAATAGTAATATTCCCAGCCGGAAACCAGGACCTCTACCTTCAAGCTTGGATGACTTGAAG GTAGCGGAGCTTAAAATGGAGTTGAAATTGAGGGGATTGCCAGTGTCTGGAACAAAAACAGATCTTATTGAGCGTCTGAAACCCTATCAAGATCTTAATAACAATGGGATTGCAACTAGTAGCTCTGTTACAGTAACCACTTCTACTGGGGCCACAGGTAACACTGGGGAAGTGACTGTGGCATTTCCTGTTGCAACACTAAATAAACCAGTGGCTAATACGATATCCAGCTTTCCTCCAGAAAAAACATCTACCGGACCTGGCTGCAAAGTAGCAAATACTGAAAACATCAGCTCTCCTTTGCCTATATCTCCCTCTCCTTCAGAACAATCAAATCTAAGCACAGATGATACTAGTATGGCAGATACTTTCACAGAAATGATGACCATGATGTCACCATCCCAGTTCTTAAGTACTTCACCACTAAGAGCAAATATGACTGATGATAATCAAAATCGCAGTAGTGGAAGCATCTCAACCATGGAGTTTGATGTAGCAGAAAGGGACCGCAagcttcaagaaaaagaaaagcagattgaAGAGCTCAAAAGGAAACTGGAACAAGAGCAAAAACTTGTGGAAGTACTGAAAATGCAACTTGAGGTTGAAAAACGGGGACAACAGCAACAGTCTCAGGCTTCTGGTAACTCAGCTACTTTGGAACAGAAGCAATTCAGCACTGCTGTCAAAGATGAAAATGCACTTACCGACTGCTCTAGTACAAGTCAAGCTAGTCATTCTTTAGGACAATCGGTATATACTAGCGGCCAGAATCCAGTTGCCAAAAAGGCAGTTGTCATCAAGCAGGAGATACCTGTGGCCAAAGCTGAACCTCAGAATGCCATTTCTCAATTTTATGTTAATCCACAGAGGCAGCCGCAAACTGCAGTTGTTGCTCAACCTCAAGCTTTATTAACTACCCAAGGAACTGCACAGCTGCTCCTTCCACTATCCATCCAGGGACCGAATTCTACCACTGCAGTTCAGCTACCCGTTGGAAATATAAAGTTGCAG GCTCAATCACAAGCTGGAATACAGACCCCATCACAAATACCTGCTCCTATTTCTTCCTCTGGCCTGGTCCAGACAGCACCTCAGATGCATACTCCACAATCAAAACAAAATACCATCACGCAGCACGCACTCGGTCACACCCAACAAATCAGAAAG GTTTTTCCAGCTACCACATCAAATACGGTATTTTCCTATCAGACTGCACCAGTTACAACACCTTCACaatcttttattaataaaacatcaAACTCTAACATTCACACTGGTGGTAATCAGGTTCCCTCTGTGCAGAATGGACCTGCTACTCCTAATAAG CCTGGCTCTCCATCTCAAGCCCAGCCTTATATTGTTCAACAATCCCTCTTCAACAACACAGTATCCAAGACAAAAGATCCTCCTCGTTATGAAGAGGCCATAAAACAGACCCGCAATATTCAGACATCACACCGTGAG ATTTCCAGTGCACACAGTCAGCAGATGGATGATCTTTTTGATATTCTCATCAAGAGCGGAG agatTTCCCTTCCAATAAAGGAGGAACCATCTCCCATTTCTAAAATGAGACCAGTAACAGCCAACATCACTACAATGCCAGTGAATACAGTGATATCCCGCCCACCACCACAAATCCAAATGGCCCCTCCTCCTGTGTCCTTAGAACCAACAACCAGCTTGTCTATAAGTCTGGAAAACCAACTTGAAGCCCTCTTGGATGGAACTTTACCATCAGGTAATGAAATTCCTCAACTGACAAGCAGTAATGAGGACAGAGAGTCATTTTCTTTAATTGAAGACCTCCAGAATGATCTGCTTAATCACTCCAGCATTTTAGATCACTCTCATTCACCCATGGAAACATCCGACCCACAGTTTACCAGTAATAATTCTTGTCTGTCTCTTGACCTTCCCGATACAAATTTGGACAATATGGAATGGCTAGACATTACAATGCCCAGCTCCTCATCTGGACTCACTCCTCTCAGTTCTACTGCCCCCAGCGTGTTTTCCACTGACTTTCTAGATCCACAAGACCTACAGTTGCACTGGGATTAA